Proteins encoded together in one Deinococcus hopiensis KR-140 window:
- a CDS encoding TIGR02452 family protein: protein MALRDAHPDFLLLFQNSETAFRTKTGSPAQAPTRDGPLLQFRNVLKLQEAQRRKPAGTGHPRHSRAAGSSSFLPWKERYDAKQPHATSETHTRCAGAPGSRAVHPRRETLSLELDALIRSTRVLQGAPSIGRGPERPWPKLSVMDATSSQAVHRAPSGTRVTVLNFASGTRVGGDFLTGSLAQEEDLCRTSTLFASLSCGAARPFYEAGRAADAMGAHAALLSPDVFFFLDDGGQPIIPRRANVISCAAPNLREFPGDQGRQRQAGELIRTRTHLVLRAAGELETDHLILGAWGCGVFGNDPGVVAPAMLFALREHLHRHDSTLSEVTFAIPEPRPGGPDNLTTFLEAVLEHGGRARE, encoded by the coding sequence GTGGCCCTGCGTGACGCCCATCCGGATTTCCTCTTGCTGTTTCAAAACAGCGAGACAGCGTTCAGAACAAAAACTGGATCCCCTGCCCAAGCGCCTACCCGGGATGGGCCGCTCTTGCAGTTCCGGAATGTGCTGAAATTGCAGGAGGCGCAGCGGCGCAAGCCGGCGGGTACGGGTCATCCTCGTCATTCCCGCGCCGCGGGCAGTTCCAGCTTCCTGCCCTGGAAGGAGCGGTATGACGCAAAGCAGCCGCACGCAACGTCAGAAACGCACACAAGATGTGCTGGCGCTCCTGGAAGCCGGGCAGTACACCCGAGGAGGGAAACCCTTTCTCTGGAACTGGACGCGCTGATCCGCAGCACGCGCGTCTTGCAGGGTGCTCCATCCATAGGGCGTGGTCCCGAACGGCCCTGGCCGAAGTTGTCGGTGATGGATGCGACGAGCTCGCAGGCAGTCCACCGGGCACCGTCAGGCACGCGAGTAACTGTCCTGAACTTTGCTTCCGGCACGCGCGTCGGCGGGGACTTCCTGACCGGCAGTCTCGCGCAGGAGGAGGACCTGTGCCGGACGTCGACGCTGTTCGCGTCGTTGTCGTGCGGTGCGGCACGGCCGTTTTATGAAGCGGGCCGTGCGGCGGACGCCATGGGGGCGCATGCAGCTCTGCTTTCCCCTGACGTTTTCTTCTTCCTGGATGACGGCGGTCAGCCGATCATTCCGAGGCGAGCGAACGTCATCAGTTGTGCCGCGCCGAACCTGCGGGAATTTCCGGGAGACCAGGGGCGGCAGCGTCAGGCGGGGGAGCTCATTCGCACCCGCACCCACCTGGTGTTGCGCGCCGCTGGGGAGCTTGAAACAGATCACCTGATTCTCGGCGCGTGGGGCTGTGGGGTGTTTGGCAATGACCCAGGTGTCGTTGCTCCGGCCATGCTCTTCGCTCTGCGCGAGCATCTGCATCGGCACGACAGCACTCTCTCAGAAGTCACGTTCGCTATTCCTGAGCCGCGGCCTGGTGGGCCGGACAACCTCACGACATTCCTCGAAGCGGTGTTAGAACATGGCGGCCGAGCTCGGGAGTGA
- a CDS encoding GNAT family N-acetyltransferase — protein MITQLTLREATPDDLPFMLSLAPRLTATAPAWRDQAEMTAGYEGLFTGAIHEPEEGSAVLIAQNPEGQPVGFTLLYWDPKARSAFIKDLAVSERAEGLGVGQFLMQSIEQWAKDKGAVEIMLKTSWYNTRARSFYERAGFQEDHIALVRRLD, from the coding sequence GTGATAACTCAGTTGACTCTTCGCGAAGCCACCCCCGATGACCTGCCGTTCATGCTCAGCCTGGCTCCCCGCCTTACGGCCACTGCCCCAGCTTGGCGAGATCAAGCCGAGATGACAGCGGGGTATGAAGGGCTGTTTACAGGCGCAATTCATGAGCCTGAAGAAGGCTCGGCTGTGTTGATCGCGCAAAACCCTGAGGGTCAGCCGGTAGGTTTCACCCTGCTGTACTGGGATCCCAAGGCGCGCAGCGCTTTCATCAAGGATCTGGCGGTGAGTGAGCGCGCCGAAGGACTGGGTGTCGGCCAGTTTTTGATGCAGTCCATCGAACAATGGGCCAAGGACAAAGGGGCCGTGGAGATCATGCTGAAGACCTCCTGGTACAACACGCGGGCCCGCAGCTTCTACGAACGTGCTGGTTTTCAAGAGGACCACATTGCTTTGGTACGCCGCTTGGATTGA
- a CDS encoding RNA-guided endonuclease InsQ/TnpB family protein, protein MFYKKDYSFKKGQQVSVDTLDKRIVIPHEGYAKHLEYIQNGAEIGSGTLWYDKRKKQYSLLVALTITVPDPQPTDHKRVIGVDVGQRYHAVATDTRSNAAFFSGKAARQKKDHFARLRKKLQRQGIRSATRRLIALSGRERRFIAAHNHKLANDILARFPQALIGLEDLRKICERTEGRRNKDASKKSRKNKRRRSQWSFAELQAFIDDKAPLAIKVDANYTSQACTSCGHTSKANRPNAGLMFRCESCGYEVHSDLLGGRNIALRTLVVRQDWAATGCLSTTPDVSCSEVKAARLSRYAELRWSTDTNPSL, encoded by the coding sequence ATGTTCTACAAGAAGGACTACTCCTTCAAGAAGGGGCAGCAGGTCAGTGTGGACACCCTGGACAAGCGCATTGTGATCCCCCACGAGGGCTACGCCAAGCATCTGGAATACATCCAGAACGGCGCGGAAATCGGGTCGGGGACGCTGTGGTACGACAAGCGTAAAAAGCAGTATTCGCTGCTGGTTGCCTTGACGATCACGGTCCCTGATCCGCAGCCCACCGATCACAAGCGGGTGATCGGGGTGGATGTCGGTCAGCGGTATCACGCCGTCGCCACCGACACCCGCAGCAACGCCGCTTTCTTCTCCGGCAAGGCGGCCCGGCAGAAGAAGGACCACTTCGCCCGCCTCCGTAAGAAGTTGCAGCGTCAAGGCATCCGGAGCGCCACACGGCGTCTTATCGCCCTTTCGGGACGGGAAAGACGGTTCATCGCTGCCCACAACCACAAGCTCGCCAATGACATTCTCGCCCGCTTCCCCCAGGCCCTGATCGGGTTGGAGGATTTGCGGAAGATCTGTGAACGCACCGAGGGGCGTCGCAACAAGGACGCCTCCAAGAAGTCGCGTAAGAACAAGCGCCGCCGCAGTCAGTGGAGCTTTGCCGAACTGCAAGCCTTCATTGACGACAAGGCCCCGCTGGCGATCAAGGTGGACGCCAACTACACGTCTCAGGCGTGTACGTCCTGCGGTCACACCTCGAAGGCCAACAGGCCGAACGCGGGGTTGATGTTCAGGTGTGAGAGTTGCGGATACGAGGTTCATTCGGACCTGCTTGGCGGGAGAAATATCGCGTTAAGAACGTTGGTCGTCCGGCAGGACTGGGCGGCTACGGGGTGCTTATCAACCACCCCTGATGTGTCGTGCAGCGAAGTCAAAGCGGCTCGCCTTTCGAGGTACGCCGAACTGCGGTGGAGCACAGACACAAACCCGTCACTTTAG
- a CDS encoding glycoside hydrolase family 19 protein gives MITPDLLWAVRTDLDVTSAQTTALKLAAAALRFDISSRLRVAHWLAQLAHESGFRPVAENLNYTAQRLAEVWPYRYAVDPHAAPKAPNTLARRLADAGPAAIANNCYAGRNGNGPEASGDGYRFRGRGLIQTTGRANYRRSGREIGFDLEGQPDLLLQYGVAALDAAAYWRRRGLNEAADRDDLSAVTRGVNGRLNGLQERAVYLQRAKKALGI, from the coding sequence GTGATCACCCCTGACTTGTTGTGGGCTGTGCGGACTGACCTCGATGTCACCTCAGCGCAGACCACCGCACTCAAACTCGCCGCGGCGGCCCTGCGCTTTGACATCTCCTCTCGGCTGCGCGTGGCCCACTGGCTGGCCCAACTCGCCCATGAGTCGGGGTTCCGCCCAGTGGCCGAGAACCTGAACTACACCGCGCAACGACTCGCTGAGGTCTGGCCGTATCGGTACGCGGTAGACCCTCACGCTGCGCCGAAAGCGCCCAACACCTTGGCCCGGCGGCTTGCTGACGCGGGCCCAGCCGCCATCGCCAACAACTGCTACGCGGGGCGCAACGGGAACGGCCCCGAGGCCAGCGGCGACGGTTACCGCTTCCGGGGGCGGGGCTTGATTCAGACCACAGGGCGAGCCAATTACCGCAGGTCCGGGCGGGAGATCGGCTTTGACCTGGAGGGCCAGCCGGACCTGCTGCTGCAGTACGGGGTGGCCGCGCTCGATGCGGCAGCCTACTGGCGGCGACGCGGGCTCAACGAGGCGGCGGACCGGGATGATCTGAGCGCCGTCACGCGCGGGGTGAATGGGCGTCTGAACGGGCTACAGGAACGCGCCGTGTATCTGCAGCGGGCCAAGAAGGCCCTTGGAATCTAG
- the mutS gene encoding DNA mismatch repair protein MutS yields the protein MLEQYVRLRDEVEEMLPNTLLLFQCGDFYETFGEDAERAARLLGIALTHKSSKDFSTPMAGVPIRTLDANVERLLAAGVRVAVADQIEEAGSGLVDRKVTQLLTPGTVTEERLLTADENYLGAVATGDGYALALLDVSTGEFRCAAFHTRTSLYDELARHRAREVLLAPELSGNPALLADFQSRFPVMLSPANFDLTAAREELTNTLGDVPGSLTSTALVRACGAVLSYARHTQQGKLEMVRRVVRFEPGAHMRLPEAAVRALEVFQAQSPQGVTLMDVLCETRTAGGRRRLRAWLRAPLLDELSIRARLDAVETLTRTADLRGAIRALLYRAHDLERLSARVATRRATPREVAALARTLELLPEATRLLETHDGLLGGIRGRLGALPDVVTLVRAALVDDPPIRAGEGGLIRDGFHGELDGLRSEALGHRAWLADLETTERERTGIGSLKVGFNNVFGYYLEVTGAHLSKVPADYRQIATLKDRARFTRQDLREREREIVRLETAAQRLELEVFSGLRDGLAAHAEALSEAAGALAELDVLAALGELAVNCGWVRPQTVTGDARLVQARHPVVERATGGRFVPNDAELAAHRHLLLLTGPNMAGKSTYLRTVALCALLHQVGSFVPADHAELPVYDAIHTRIGASDDLAGGRSTFMVEMSELAGILHGVTHRSLVILDEVGRGTSTLDGLAIAQAALEHLHGTRAHTLFATHYFELTRLEAEFPGLINLHVAAEEDEAAGGLTFYHQVIPGAARQSYGVEVARLAGLPASVTARAAQLLTALNAGGDDRKLTRELAALDLGRLTPLQALELLHRWQREGRKEEV from the coding sequence ATGCTGGAGCAGTATGTCCGGCTGCGGGACGAGGTGGAGGAGATGCTTCCGAACACCCTCTTGCTGTTTCAATGTGGTGATTTTTACGAAACCTTCGGCGAAGACGCTGAGCGCGCCGCCCGCCTGCTGGGCATCGCCCTCACCCACAAGAGCAGCAAGGACTTCTCTACGCCCATGGCTGGAGTCCCCATCCGCACGCTGGACGCCAATGTGGAGCGCTTGCTCGCGGCAGGTGTGCGTGTGGCTGTGGCGGACCAGATTGAGGAAGCCGGCTCGGGCCTGGTGGACCGCAAGGTCACCCAACTGCTGACCCCCGGGACCGTGACCGAGGAGCGCCTGCTCACCGCCGACGAGAACTACCTCGGGGCGGTGGCGACGGGAGACGGCTACGCCCTCGCGCTGCTGGACGTGTCCACCGGTGAATTCCGGTGCGCTGCCTTTCACACCCGCACGTCCCTGTACGACGAACTGGCCCGTCACCGCGCCCGCGAGGTGCTGCTCGCCCCAGAACTCTCCGGCAACCCGGCCCTGCTGGCCGATTTCCAGTCGCGCTTTCCAGTGATGCTCTCGCCCGCCAATTTCGACCTGACGGCGGCGCGTGAGGAACTGACCAATACGCTGGGTGACGTGCCCGGCTCGCTGACGTCCACCGCGCTGGTCCGGGCATGCGGCGCTGTCCTGAGCTACGCGCGTCACACCCAGCAGGGCAAGCTGGAGATGGTGCGCCGGGTGGTACGTTTCGAGCCGGGGGCCCATATGCGGCTGCCCGAAGCGGCGGTACGGGCCCTGGAGGTCTTTCAGGCCCAGTCACCGCAGGGTGTGACGTTGATGGACGTGCTTTGCGAGACGCGGACGGCGGGCGGCCGACGCAGGCTCCGGGCTTGGCTGCGTGCTCCACTGCTCGACGAACTCAGCATTCGGGCCCGGCTGGATGCCGTCGAGACGCTCACGCGAACGGCCGATCTGCGCGGGGCCATTCGCGCCCTGCTGTACCGTGCGCACGATCTTGAGCGCCTGTCTGCCCGCGTCGCCACCCGCCGCGCCACCCCACGTGAGGTGGCGGCCCTGGCCCGCACGCTGGAACTCTTGCCCGAGGCCACCCGCCTGCTGGAGACCCACGATGGCCTGCTGGGCGGCATTCGTGGCCGCCTGGGGGCCCTACCCGACGTGGTGACCCTGGTCCGCGCCGCCCTGGTGGACGATCCGCCCATTCGCGCCGGCGAGGGCGGACTGATCCGCGACGGCTTTCACGGCGAACTTGATGGCCTGCGTTCTGAAGCCCTGGGTCACCGCGCCTGGCTGGCCGATCTGGAAACCACCGAGCGTGAGCGGACGGGCATCGGGAGCCTGAAGGTGGGCTTCAACAACGTCTTCGGCTATTACCTGGAGGTCACGGGGGCCCACCTGAGCAAGGTCCCCGCCGACTACCGCCAGATCGCCACGCTCAAGGACCGGGCCCGCTTTACCCGCCAGGATCTGCGTGAGCGTGAGCGTGAGATCGTGCGTCTGGAGACCGCGGCCCAGCGCCTCGAACTGGAGGTCTTTTCCGGGTTGCGTGATGGGCTGGCCGCCCACGCCGAAGCCTTGTCGGAGGCGGCCGGGGCGCTGGCGGAGCTGGACGTGCTGGCCGCCCTGGGCGAACTTGCGGTGAATTGCGGCTGGGTCCGCCCGCAGACCGTCACGGGAGACGCCCGGCTGGTGCAGGCCCGGCACCCCGTCGTGGAGCGGGCCACGGGTGGGCGCTTCGTGCCGAACGACGCCGAGCTCGCCGCTCACCGTCACCTGCTGCTCCTGACTGGGCCGAATATGGCGGGAAAGAGTACCTACCTCCGCACGGTGGCCCTCTGCGCGCTGCTGCATCAGGTGGGGTCCTTCGTGCCCGCCGATCACGCCGAGCTGCCCGTATACGACGCCATTCATACCCGCATCGGGGCCAGCGACGATCTGGCGGGTGGGCGGAGCACCTTTATGGTGGAAATGAGCGAACTGGCGGGCATCCTCCACGGCGTCACGCACCGCAGCCTCGTCATTCTGGACGAGGTGGGGCGCGGTACCTCCACCCTGGACGGCCTCGCCATTGCGCAGGCGGCGCTGGAACACCTGCACGGTACGCGGGCGCATACCCTGTTTGCCACCCACTATTTCGAACTGACGCGCCTGGAAGCCGAGTTCCCCGGCTTGATCAACCTCCACGTCGCCGCCGAGGAGGACGAAGCCGCAGGCGGCCTCACCTTCTACCACCAGGTCATTCCCGGTGCGGCGCGCCAGAGTTACGGCGTGGAGGTGGCCCGCCTCGCCGGACTGCCCGCCTCCGTAACAGCCCGCGCGGCCCAGCTCCTGACGGCGCTGAACGCCGGGGGCGACGACCGCAAGCTCACTCGCGAACTCGCCGCGCTGGACCTCGGGCGCTTGACGCCGCTTCAGGCGCTCGAGCTGCTGCACCGGTGGCAGCGTGAGGGACGAAAGGAGGAGGTCTGA
- the mutL gene encoding DNA mismatch repair endonuclease MutL, producing the protein MAIHLLPPHVARLIAAGEVVSRPLDVVRELVENALDAGASRLEVEVEGGGLGLIRVRDNGSGIAAESVALAPVRHATSKLEPHPGAVERVTTLGFRGEALWAAAQAGELHLVTRPAAQVGAAEVVAAGEDVRVRRTSAPAGTTVAVRNLFARLPARLRTQAAPTLEVRDITALVGRYVLHHPELHWRLTVDGETRLVHAPADHRGAVASVYGPLSANRVLRVEAEGVQGVVSRPELTRARRDRMHFSVNGRPVLAPSELEKAVIEGFAELLPSGVAPLCVLDLSVAPEDHNPNVHPAKQVVALADLPGVAARVRKAVAQALAAHPLARVAPALIAPPEAQTTPRSGSFPTLSLVGVYQELYLLAQGEGDLWIVDAHAAHERALYERLTRELSAAPPFDLPEPELLHLTPEQLARLHERGAELRAWGLTLEDFGAGLARLRTVPATLAALAVPRLHEQIVEAALGESSDPRRDVLARLACAPALKAGMLDLGRGGAVLSALSACDQPWSCPHGRPTVLRLSERDLAHAFGRRGVRDVPRGRDEVRVREG; encoded by the coding sequence ATGGCGATCCACCTCCTCCCCCCCCACGTCGCCCGCCTGATCGCGGCGGGTGAAGTCGTGTCGCGTCCGCTCGACGTGGTGCGCGAACTGGTGGAAAACGCGCTGGATGCGGGGGCCAGTCGCCTGGAGGTGGAGGTGGAGGGCGGCGGCCTGGGACTGATTCGCGTGCGGGACAACGGTTCGGGCATCGCGGCGGAGTCGGTGGCCCTCGCGCCCGTGCGGCACGCGACGAGCAAGCTCGAGCCGCATCCAGGGGCAGTTGAGCGCGTGACCACGCTGGGTTTCCGGGGTGAGGCGCTGTGGGCCGCCGCGCAGGCAGGTGAGCTGCACCTCGTCACCCGGCCTGCCGCGCAGGTGGGGGCGGCCGAAGTCGTGGCGGCGGGCGAGGACGTGCGGGTCCGGCGCACCTCCGCTCCGGCGGGCACCACTGTGGCTGTCCGGAACCTCTTTGCTCGGTTGCCCGCCCGGCTCCGCACGCAGGCGGCGCCCACCCTGGAGGTGCGCGACATCACCGCGCTCGTGGGCCGCTACGTGCTGCACCATCCGGAACTTCACTGGCGGCTGACCGTGGACGGCGAGACCCGCCTTGTCCATGCTCCTGCCGATCACCGGGGCGCAGTGGCCAGCGTGTACGGGCCGCTCAGCGCCAACCGGGTGTTGCGGGTGGAGGCCGAGGGCGTGCAGGGCGTTGTCTCCCGTCCGGAGTTGACCCGGGCGCGGCGGGACCGGATGCACTTCAGCGTGAATGGCCGCCCGGTCCTCGCGCCGTCCGAACTGGAAAAGGCCGTTATCGAGGGCTTTGCCGAATTGCTGCCCTCGGGTGTGGCCCCACTGTGCGTGTTGGACCTGAGCGTCGCGCCCGAGGACCACAACCCCAACGTTCACCCAGCCAAGCAGGTCGTCGCCCTTGCGGACCTACCGGGCGTCGCGGCGCGGGTGCGGAAAGCGGTGGCGCAGGCCCTCGCGGCCCATCCCCTCGCGCGGGTGGCCCCGGCCCTGATTGCCCCGCCCGAGGCGCAGACCACACCCAGGAGCGGGAGCTTCCCCACCCTCTCCCTCGTCGGCGTGTATCAGGAGCTGTACCTGCTCGCCCAGGGCGAGGGGGACCTGTGGATCGTGGACGCCCACGCTGCCCACGAGCGCGCTCTGTACGAGCGCCTGACCCGCGAACTCTCGGCCGCCCCACCCTTTGACCTGCCCGAACCCGAGTTGCTGCACCTGACGCCCGAACAACTGGCCCGCCTGCACGAGCGTGGCGCGGAGTTGCGCGCCTGGGGCCTCACCTTGGAGGATTTCGGCGCGGGGCTGGCGCGGCTGCGAACGGTTCCCGCCACGCTGGCGGCCCTCGCGGTGCCCCGGTTGCACGAGCAGATCGTGGAGGCGGCGCTCGGTGAGAGCTCTGATCCCCGGCGTGACGTGTTGGCCCGGCTGGCGTGTGCCCCGGCCCTAAAGGCCGGAATGCTGGACCTGGGAAGGGGAGGGGCCGTCCTCTCTGCCCTTTCCGCTTGCGATCAGCCCTGGTCCTGCCCGCACGGGCGGCCCACGGTGCTGCGCCTTTCAGAACGGGACCTCGCCCACGCCTTTGGCCGGCGGGGCGTGCGCGACGTGCCGCGCGGCCGAGACGAGGTGCGGGTGCGGGAAGGCTAG
- a CDS encoding YybH family protein → MRENLQGLQGLDGTVTARNIHAFVSGDTALLRAHWELTTTGADGKPLHLEGHTAEVVQRQPGGHWLYVVDHPFGAGPL, encoded by the coding sequence TTGCGGGAGAACCTGCAGGGCCTGCAGGGCCTTGACGGTACGGTGACGGCGCGGAACATCCACGCGTTCGTCTCTGGAGACACCGCGCTGTTGCGGGCCCACTGGGAACTGACCACCACAGGGGCGGATGGTAAGCCGCTCCACCTGGAGGGCCACACCGCGGAGGTCGTGCAGCGTCAACCCGGGGGGCATTGGCTGTACGTCGTGGATCACCCCTTCGGCGCTGGTCCGCTGTAG
- the gltX gene encoding glutamate--tRNA ligase, translating into MPVVTRIAPSPTGDPHVGTAYIGLFNHALAHQAQSRGEQGKFILRIEDTDRTRYVESSETRIFQMMQWLGLTPDESPLQGGSNGPYRQSERFDLYGEYARQLVSSGHAYYAFETPEELTALREAAQKEGRVIAVPSRGLDAAEAQRRVDAGEAAVIRLKVPREGETVVNDLLRKPIAFQNREIDDKVLLKADGYPTYHLANVVDDRLMGVTHVVRAEEWITSTPIHVLLYRAFSWPEPVFAHMPLLRNADKSKISKRKNPTSVEWYMEQGYLPEAMLNFLATMGWTHPEGQEIFGLDEFQRVFRLEDVTLGGPVFSLDKLKWMNGKYLREVLGEEEVSKRLHAYLAGQKRELPLDAYFRAVVRMMIPRMDVFSEFLDKTPYFWSEDYPVNEKAQKLVEEGRPFLAELATRLKNLPSFDQVATDAALRAFAEEKGLKPGKVMQPLRAAIAGTSESPGMFEMLEALGRDRVVSRVERAARG; encoded by the coding sequence ATGCCTGTCGTCACCCGCATCGCGCCCAGCCCCACTGGCGATCCCCACGTCGGGACCGCGTATATCGGCCTCTTCAACCACGCCCTTGCCCACCAGGCGCAGAGCAGGGGCGAGCAGGGCAAGTTCATCCTGCGCATTGAGGACACGGACCGCACCCGCTACGTGGAGAGCAGCGAAACGCGCATCTTCCAGATGATGCAGTGGCTGGGCCTGACCCCCGACGAGTCGCCGCTGCAAGGCGGCTCCAACGGCCCCTACCGTCAGAGCGAGAGATTTGACCTGTACGGTGAGTACGCCCGGCAACTCGTCTCATCCGGCCACGCCTATTACGCGTTCGAGACACCCGAGGAACTGACTGCCCTGCGTGAGGCAGCCCAGAAGGAAGGCCGCGTGATCGCCGTTCCGAGCCGCGGTCTGGACGCTGCTGAGGCACAGCGCCGGGTGGACGCAGGCGAGGCCGCCGTCATTCGCCTCAAGGTGCCCCGCGAGGGCGAGACAGTGGTGAACGATCTGCTCCGCAAGCCCATCGCTTTTCAGAACCGCGAGATCGACGACAAGGTGCTGCTCAAGGCCGACGGCTACCCCACCTACCACCTCGCAAATGTGGTCGACGACCGCCTGATGGGGGTAACGCACGTGGTCCGCGCCGAGGAATGGATCACCTCCACGCCCATCCACGTGCTGTTGTACCGCGCTTTCAGCTGGCCGGAGCCGGTGTTCGCCCACATGCCCCTCCTGCGCAACGCCGACAAATCCAAGATCAGCAAGCGCAAGAATCCCACCTCGGTGGAGTGGTATATGGAACAGGGCTACTTGCCGGAAGCGATGCTCAACTTCCTCGCCACCATGGGCTGGACCCACCCCGAGGGCCAGGAAATCTTCGGTCTCGACGAGTTCCAGCGCGTCTTCCGGCTGGAGGACGTGACCCTGGGTGGCCCCGTCTTCAGCCTCGATAAGCTCAAGTGGATGAACGGCAAGTACCTGCGCGAGGTGCTGGGCGAGGAGGAGGTCTCAAAGAGGCTCCACGCCTACCTGGCTGGGCAGAAGCGCGAGCTGCCCCTTGACGCGTACTTCCGCGCGGTGGTCCGCATGATGATTCCGCGCATGGACGTGTTCTCCGAATTTCTGGACAAGACGCCCTACTTCTGGTCCGAGGACTATCCCGTGAACGAGAAGGCGCAGAAGCTGGTCGAGGAAGGCCGCCCCTTCCTGGCGGAACTGGCCACCCGCCTCAAGAATCTGCCCTCGTTCGACCAAGTCGCGACGGACGCAGCCCTGCGTGCCTTTGCCGAGGAAAAGGGCCTCAAACCCGGCAAGGTGATGCAGCCCCTGCGCGCCGCCATCGCGGGGACCAGCGAGAGCCCCGGCATGTTTGAGATGCTCGAAGCCTTGGGGCGGGACCGTGTGGTGTCGCGCGTGGAGCGGGCAGCGCGGGGCTGA
- a CDS encoding cobalamin B12-binding domain-containing protein, protein MEDRRIRVLIAKPGMDGHDRGAKVVARALRDAGMEVVYTGLRQTAEMIVNAAIQEDVDAIGLSVLSGAHMHYFREVVRLLRERDAADIIVFGGGIIPDQDLPKLEELGVGKVFTPGASTEDAATYLKTAVAARWAAQGA, encoded by the coding sequence ATGGAAGACCGCCGCATCAGGGTGCTGATCGCCAAACCCGGCATGGACGGCCACGACCGGGGCGCGAAGGTGGTGGCGCGGGCGCTGCGCGACGCGGGGATGGAAGTCGTGTATACGGGCCTGCGCCAGACTGCCGAGATGATCGTGAACGCCGCCATTCAGGAGGACGTGGACGCCATTGGCCTCAGCGTGCTGTCAGGCGCGCACATGCACTATTTCCGCGAGGTGGTGCGGCTGCTGCGCGAGCGGGACGCGGCGGACATCATCGTGTTTGGCGGCGGCATCATCCCCGATCAGGATCTGCCCAAGCTCGAAGAACTGGGCGTGGGCAAGGTCTTTACGCCCGGGGCCAGCACGGAGGACGCCGCCACGTACCTGAAAACCGCCGTTGCTGCGCGTTGGGCCGCCCAGGGTGCCTGA
- a CDS encoding MFS transporter → MGQASAALPLGRLAPLYAAQALATGATTVSTVLASLIMSSLGRESLSGLPSTLISTSAALSAGLFGALMLRSGRKLGLGLAFTLGACGAVLGFLGARAAVTPLFLLGACMMGAAQGGYQQARYAAAESVPESRRGTALGALMLMSVLGSFLITGFSGAVEGLGTRLGTTAEVAGWLVGGGLLGVAALLMALWVPVIPVQAGARARLSVREAFALPGVRSTALALATAQGLMVTLMSLTPLRAHHLGMDHGSVAVLISGHIAGMFGFGWLTGPLIDRLGLRVGYVGGAGLLAAAALTAPLSGAAPLALSMFLLGLGWNLAFVTGSKAMARTPAAQGVTDGLGYVSAGVGTLLGGVVIAHVGFPALALACAALALLPLLSAWRVAKR, encoded by the coding sequence GTGGGTCAGGCTTCGGCCGCCCTGCCCCTCGGCCGTCTCGCGCCGCTGTACGCCGCGCAGGCCCTCGCCACTGGAGCCACCACCGTCAGCACGGTCCTCGCCAGCCTGATCATGAGCAGTCTGGGCCGCGAGAGCCTCTCGGGGCTGCCCTCTACCCTCATCAGCACGTCAGCGGCGCTCTCGGCGGGCTTGTTTGGCGCGCTGATGCTGCGCTCGGGCCGTAAGCTGGGCCTGGGACTGGCCTTTACCCTGGGGGCGTGCGGTGCGGTGCTGGGCTTTCTGGGTGCGCGGGCGGCTGTGACGCCCCTCTTTCTCCTCGGCGCGTGCATGATGGGCGCGGCGCAGGGCGGCTACCAGCAGGCCCGCTACGCCGCCGCCGAAAGTGTGCCCGAGTCGCGTAGGGGCACGGCCCTGGGCGCCTTAATGCTGATGAGCGTGCTGGGCTCCTTCCTGATCACGGGCTTCTCGGGCGCGGTGGAGGGCCTGGGGACTCGCCTGGGAACGACGGCAGAGGTGGCCGGGTGGCTCGTTGGGGGCGGCCTGCTGGGTGTGGCCGCGCTGCTGATGGCGCTGTGGGTGCCCGTCATCCCAGTACAGGCGGGAGCGCGGGCTCGCCTTTCCGTCCGCGAGGCCTTCGCGCTGCCCGGCGTCCGCTCCACTGCGCTCGCGCTCGCTACCGCTCAGGGACTCATGGTCACGCTGATGAGCTTGACGCCTTTGCGGGCGCATCACCTGGGCATGGACCACGGGAGTGTGGCGGTGTTGATCTCGGGGCATATCGCGGGGATGTTCGGTTTCGGCTGGCTCACTGGGCCCCTCATTGACCGCCTGGGGTTGCGTGTGGGGTACGTGGGTGGCGCGGGACTGCTCGCCGCCGCTGCCCTGACCGCTCCGTTGTCGGGCGCGGCTCCGCTGGCGCTCAGCATGTTCCTGCTGGGTCTGGGGTGGAACCTCGCCTTCGTCACCGGCAGCAAGGCGATGGCGCGCACCCCCGCCGCTCAGGGCGTGACCGATGGACTGGGCTACGTCTCTGCGGGAGTTGGAACCCTGTTGGGCGGCGTGGTGATCGCCCACGTCGGTTTTCCCGCGCTGGCCCTCGCCTGCGCCGCGCTGGCGCTGCTCCCGCTGCTGAGCGCCTGGCGGGTGGCAAAGAGGTAG